The following proteins come from a genomic window of Methanocorpusculum vombati:
- the rdgB gene encoding RdgB/HAM1 family non-canonical purine NTP pyrophosphatase, with the protein MITVVTGNKNKAAEVAAFFSGITEVTHVAFDCIEPQADSVEEIARAKAEQAYAALGVPLIVDDTGLFIDALSGFPGPFAAYVQDTIGNAGVLRLMDGREMRSAHFATAVAYADANGIRVFSGRVDGMITTAERGTEGFGYDPIFAVGAKTLAEMSMTEKNNLSHRARALAAFRDWYVVSV; encoded by the coding sequence GTGATCACGGTTGTTACCGGCAACAAAAACAAGGCCGCGGAAGTTGCTGCGTTCTTCTCCGGCATTACCGAAGTGACGCATGTTGCTTTCGACTGTATTGAACCGCAGGCAGACTCTGTGGAAGAGATTGCCCGCGCCAAGGCTGAACAGGCATATGCGGCGCTTGGTGTCCCGTTAATCGTGGATGATACCGGACTGTTCATCGATGCACTGTCCGGGTTTCCCGGACCGTTTGCCGCATACGTGCAGGACACCATCGGCAACGCTGGTGTGCTCCGGCTCATGGACGGCAGAGAGATGCGAAGCGCACACTTTGCAACCGCGGTCGCCTATGCGGATGCAAACGGCATCCGGGTATTTTCCGGCCGGGTTGATGGGATGATTACAACCGCAGAACGCGGAACGGAAGGCTTCGGCTACGATCCTATCTTTGCCGTAGGCGCAAAGACACTTGCCGAGATGTCGATGACGGAGAAGAACAATCTTTCACACCGGGCGCGTGCACTTGCAGCGTTCCGGGACTGGTATGTTGTGTCCGTGTGA
- a CDS encoding 50S ribosomal protein L40e, with translation MRFPEAEARLLNVKVCMKCNARNAIRATTCRKCGSTSLRPKNKERKA, from the coding sequence ATGAGATTCCCAGAAGCAGAGGCAAGACTTCTTAATGTGAAAGTTTGCATGAAATGCAACGCACGTAACGCTATCCGCGCAACCACCTGCCGCAAGTGCGGCTCCACTTCGCTCCGCCCGAAGAACAAGGAACGGAAAGCATAA
- a CDS encoding putative phosphothreonine lyase domain-containg protein, with the protein MSDDCITESGEEIMTEELTDLAFGMFTIFMEQQLEKEETCLYREVEAGTDLTARCETLLAAFTEEYPPLAPALAMLGTAADIAGLYAAGEGIVPTKTTKSYWIQQGRPGAETGATGAEEAGKWLIFLAPEDVDAAWQKVRNATVAGTLGIGAKVSTAKENEDSRDDRKVIYVFTADWANEEDVMRVREELKNLGFVDRIGYKRNLDTYAGEYREKGKRVTYYSV; encoded by the coding sequence ATGTCTGACGACTGCATCACCGAGTCCGGGGAAGAGATCATGACAGAGGAGCTGACCGATCTGGCGTTTGGGATGTTCACCATTTTCATGGAACAGCAGCTGGAAAAGGAGGAGACCTGCCTGTACCGCGAAGTTGAGGCAGGCACCGATCTGACCGCACGCTGCGAGACACTTCTCGCTGCATTCACCGAGGAGTATCCGCCGCTTGCTCCCGCTCTTGCGATGCTTGGAACCGCTGCGGACATTGCCGGACTGTATGCGGCAGGTGAGGGAATTGTTCCGACGAAAACCACAAAGTCCTACTGGATTCAGCAGGGTCGTCCCGGTGCGGAAACAGGGGCAACAGGGGCGGAAGAAGCGGGAAAGTGGCTGATCTTTCTTGCGCCGGAGGATGTGGACGCCGCGTGGCAGAAGGTGCGCAACGCCACCGTTGCCGGCACGCTTGGCATCGGTGCGAAGGTGAGCACCGCAAAGGAAAATGAGGACTCGCGCGACGACCGCAAAGTCATTTATGTATTTACCGCCGACTGGGCAAATGAAGAAGACGTCATGCGCGTGCGTGAAGAGCTGAAAAATCTCGGATTTGTGGATCGGATCGGCTACAAACGCAACCTTGACACCTATGCGGGCGAGTACCGCGAAAAGGGAAAACGTGTGACGTACTACTCAGTCTAA
- the htpX gene encoding zinc metalloprotease HtpX — protein sequence MIWKRDFGLLARQMVAWLIMGLIYVVLFSVIAWWLAGTGMFGSSYLYLIIGMAAVMALIQYFLSDKLVLMSTRAKVVSEDEEPKLYAMVKKLADEADLPMPRVAIMPSAVPNAFATGRSPKHAVVAVTQAIRGILTDEELEAVLAHELAHVKNRDMLTMTIGSFLVSIAAMIINNAFIMALLSSNRDSENGGGIIVFIVAMVVVVIVYIVGTLVTMAISRYREFAADRGSAYITRDPDALIRALKKISGRMDTVPPDKKREVSANNAFFIIPAISGESVMELISTHPTLEKRIANLEKVKQEMQGY from the coding sequence ATGATATGGAAGCGTGACTTTGGCCTTCTCGCCCGCCAGATGGTGGCGTGGCTGATTATGGGTCTCATCTACGTCGTACTCTTCTCGGTGATCGCATGGTGGCTGGCAGGCACCGGTATGTTTGGTTCCTCTTACCTCTACCTGATCATCGGAATGGCAGCGGTAATGGCGCTGATCCAGTACTTCCTTTCGGACAAACTGGTGCTGATGTCAACCAGGGCAAAGGTTGTATCGGAAGACGAAGAGCCGAAGCTGTATGCAATGGTGAAAAAACTCGCCGATGAGGCGGATCTGCCGATGCCGCGGGTGGCAATCATGCCGTCTGCGGTACCGAACGCATTTGCGACCGGCAGAAGCCCGAAACATGCGGTTGTGGCAGTGACTCAGGCAATCCGGGGCATCCTCACCGATGAGGAACTGGAGGCAGTTCTTGCCCACGAACTCGCGCATGTCAAGAACCGGGATATGCTGACGATGACCATCGGCAGTTTCCTGGTTTCGATTGCGGCGATGATCATCAACAACGCCTTCATCATGGCGCTCCTCAGCAGCAACCGTGACAGCGAGAACGGCGGAGGAATTATTGTCTTCATCGTTGCCATGGTCGTGGTCGTCATCGTGTATATCGTGGGAACGCTTGTCACAATGGCAATCTCCCGGTACCGGGAGTTTGCGGCAGACCGCGGCAGTGCCTACATCACCCGCGACCCGGATGCACTGATCCGTGCGCTGAAGAAGATCTCCGGCAGAATGGATACGGTACCTCCGGATAAGAAACGTGAGGTCTCCGCCAACAATGCATTCTTCATCATCCCCGCAATATCCGGTGAGTCGGTGATGGAGCTGATCTCCACGCACCCGACCCTTGAGAAGCGTATCGCAAACCTGGAGAAGGTCAAGCAGGAGATGCAGGGATACTAA
- a CDS encoding DMT family transporter — translation MKRAYAAYVVSLILFGLNGVVASYISLPSDEIVFLRTCIGSVVLLAVFLLLREKFTFLQYQRDFIYVAVSGIAMGASWIFLYEAYQLIGVSLSSLAYYCGPVIVMLFAPVLFREKLTWAGIGSFTIVLFGTFFVNGDILLTGDNGWGLFCGGMSAVMHAAMVICTKKVKQIGGLENSVWQLIFSFLSVVVFMGCMGSGFSFEIAAEDWVPILILGVFNTGICCYLYFSSLGHLPIQTVSICGYLEPLSAVVFSVLLLGEVLLPIQLLGAALILGGALAGEMYAYKKEIRSELANTKKKNVG, via the coding sequence ATGAAGAGAGCTTACGCGGCATATGTCGTTTCCCTGATCCTGTTCGGCTTAAACGGAGTTGTAGCGAGTTACATCTCTCTTCCAAGCGATGAGATTGTATTCCTGCGAACGTGCATAGGCAGTGTTGTACTGCTTGCGGTGTTTCTTCTTCTGCGGGAAAAATTTACGTTTCTTCAGTATCAGCGGGATTTTATCTATGTTGCCGTGTCCGGTATTGCGATGGGGGCAAGCTGGATATTTTTGTATGAAGCGTATCAGCTGATCGGGGTGAGTCTCTCTTCACTTGCGTACTATTGCGGTCCGGTAATTGTCATGCTGTTTGCGCCGGTATTGTTCCGCGAAAAACTGACTTGGGCAGGTATTGGAAGTTTTACGATTGTGCTGTTTGGAACATTCTTTGTGAACGGAGATATTCTTCTGACGGGAGATAACGGATGGGGACTATTCTGCGGGGGAATGTCGGCGGTGATGCATGCAGCGATGGTTATCTGTACGAAGAAAGTCAAACAGATCGGCGGGCTGGAAAATTCCGTCTGGCAGTTGATCTTTAGTTTTCTCTCAGTGGTGGTGTTTATGGGGTGTATGGGCTCCGGTTTTTCGTTTGAGATCGCAGCGGAGGACTGGGTGCCGATTCTGATCCTTGGTGTGTTCAATACCGGCATCTGCTGTTATCTGTATTTTTCTTCGCTTGGGCATCTGCCGATTCAGACCGTTTCCATTTGCGGGTATCTTGAACCATTGTCAGCGGTGGTATTCTCGGTTCTGTTGCTTGGAGAGGTACTGCTGCCTATCCAGCTGTTAGGCGCGGCATTGATACTTGGGGGCGCTCTCGCAGGAGAGATGTATGCATACAAAAAAGAGATCCGGTCTGAATTGGCAAATACAAAAAAGAAGAATGTCGGATGA
- a CDS encoding phosphoribosylformylglycinamidine synthase produces the protein MVFRVFVEKKPALANESHALLRELSTLPGVQGLTSLRIINRYDVDNIDAALFAYAKRAVFSEPQLDIVADTLTLAEDERMFAVEYLPGQFDQRADSAAQCIQLISQKERPIVRTARVYVLGGSISDAVLDTVKKYVINPIESREADSAMPKTLVMNCDVPAKVAVLNGFRELDAAGLADFAAEYGLAMDAADLAFCQKYFASENRDPTITEIRMIDTYWSDHCRHTTFLTTIDSVKTDSPLLQKAFDEYLEIRKAVGRTKPVNLMDIGTIAVRYLRSQGKLDKLDESEEVNACTVKISVCVNGTDEDWLLLFKNETHNHPTEIEPFGGAATCIGGAIRDPLSGRAYVYAAMRLTGAGNPLAPVSETLPGKLPQKKIVTTAAAGYSSYGNQIGLATGMVDELYHPGYVAKRMEVGAVIGAAPAKNVRREVPAAGDVVILLGGRTGRDGCGGATGSSKSHTAASLESCGAEVQKGNAPEERKIQRLFRSHDAAVLIKRCNDFGAGGVSVAIGELADGVFINLNAVPKKYDGLDGTELAISESQERMAVVVASADAERFIALARAENLEATIVAEVTAEPRLVMTWNGDRIVDISREFLASNGVEKHTDVEMAVPQPFARDVAGDFAENYRHLADDLNVCSKRGLSERFDSTIGAGAVLMPFGGKYQQTPVQAMVTKISVEKGDTDDCSLMTWGCNPQILEKSPYHGAYLAVVESVAKLVATGAAFADVYLSFQEYFEKLGSDQKRWGKPAAALLGALKAQMGLGIGAIGGKDSMSGSFEQLNVPPTLISFAVTTEKIRHIISNEFKGPDHRVVLLSPVYEGELPTTDSLLAVFAQVTNLMREGRVLSCWTPAYGGVAEGILKMALGNGIGFTYDAGVSMNDLFGYRYGSFILELADETDAGVLLGRTTAVPELRSGAVSVSLDELQRIYEAKLEPVFACNISQGEGAIEKISYTARNTARPRVRAAHPRVLIPVFPGTNCEYDSAKAVARAGAVPEIIIINNMTAADTAESVNRVAEAIRRSHAIFIPGGFSGGDEPDGSGKFITAFFRNAKIKDAVHDLLKNRDGLMCGICNGFQALIKLGLVPYGEIVDVDEHSPTLTFNTIGRHQSRIVRTRVASVKSPWFACVDVDDVFAVPISHGEGRFLADEETLRSLIANGQVATQYVDLADNPTSDIHFNPNNSVMAVEAITSPDGRVLGKMGHTERVGEGLYKNVPDRFMMQLFESLVRYYQ, from the coding sequence ATGGTTTTCAGAGTATTTGTTGAGAAGAAACCCGCTCTTGCAAATGAATCACACGCGCTCCTCCGTGAGCTTTCCACTCTGCCGGGAGTGCAGGGGCTTACGTCACTCCGAATCATCAACCGCTACGATGTGGACAATATCGACGCAGCACTCTTTGCGTACGCAAAGCGCGCCGTCTTCTCCGAGCCGCAGCTTGATATCGTTGCGGACACGCTAACCCTTGCCGAAGACGAACGGATGTTTGCCGTGGAGTATCTGCCGGGCCAGTTTGATCAGCGCGCCGACAGTGCAGCCCAGTGCATTCAGCTCATCTCACAAAAAGAGCGCCCGATTGTCCGTACTGCCCGCGTATATGTTCTCGGCGGCAGTATCTCCGATGCGGTGCTTGACACGGTCAAAAAATATGTCATCAATCCGATCGAGAGCCGCGAGGCCGACTCTGCAATGCCAAAAACTCTGGTGATGAACTGTGATGTTCCGGCAAAAGTTGCGGTGCTGAACGGATTCCGTGAACTTGATGCGGCAGGTCTTGCAGACTTTGCCGCCGAATACGGTCTTGCTATGGATGCGGCAGACCTTGCCTTCTGCCAGAAATACTTCGCGAGTGAAAACCGCGACCCGACCATCACGGAGATCCGGATGATCGATACCTACTGGTCGGATCACTGCCGCCACACGACGTTCCTTACCACCATCGACAGCGTGAAGACCGATAGTCCCCTGCTGCAGAAAGCCTTCGACGAGTACCTGGAGATCCGAAAAGCAGTCGGCAGAACCAAACCCGTCAACCTGATGGACATCGGAACGATTGCCGTCAGATATTTGCGGAGTCAGGGAAAACTTGACAAGCTCGACGAGTCCGAGGAGGTCAACGCCTGTACGGTAAAGATATCGGTCTGCGTGAACGGAACGGATGAGGACTGGCTGCTGCTGTTCAAGAATGAAACACACAATCACCCGACCGAGATTGAGCCGTTCGGCGGCGCGGCAACCTGTATCGGCGGGGCAATCCGTGATCCGCTTTCCGGCAGGGCGTATGTGTATGCCGCAATGCGGCTGACCGGTGCCGGAAACCCGCTTGCGCCGGTCAGTGAAACACTGCCCGGCAAACTTCCGCAGAAAAAGATTGTCACGACCGCCGCCGCAGGGTACAGTTCCTACGGCAATCAGATAGGGCTTGCAACCGGTATGGTGGATGAACTCTATCATCCCGGTTACGTCGCAAAACGGATGGAGGTCGGGGCTGTCATCGGTGCGGCACCCGCGAAGAATGTGCGCCGCGAAGTTCCTGCCGCAGGAGATGTCGTGATTCTTCTTGGCGGCAGAACCGGCCGTGACGGCTGCGGCGGGGCGACGGGTTCTTCCAAGTCCCACACTGCCGCGTCCCTTGAGTCCTGCGGTGCCGAGGTGCAGAAAGGAAATGCTCCTGAGGAGCGAAAAATCCAGCGGCTGTTCCGCAGCCACGACGCTGCGGTTCTGATCAAGCGCTGCAATGATTTTGGTGCGGGCGGTGTTTCGGTTGCGATTGGAGAACTTGCCGACGGGGTTTTCATCAATCTCAACGCTGTGCCCAAAAAATACGACGGATTGGACGGCACCGAGCTTGCGATCAGCGAGTCACAGGAACGTATGGCGGTTGTGGTCGCTTCCGCCGATGCGGAGCGGTTCATCGCACTTGCCCGTGCGGAGAATCTTGAGGCGACCATCGTTGCCGAGGTGACCGCCGAGCCGCGTCTGGTAATGACCTGGAACGGCGACAGAATTGTTGACATCTCTCGTGAGTTCCTCGCATCCAACGGAGTGGAGAAACACACCGACGTGGAGATGGCAGTGCCGCAGCCGTTCGCCCGCGACGTCGCCGGCGACTTCGCGGAGAACTACCGGCACCTTGCAGACGATCTGAATGTCTGTTCCAAACGCGGACTTTCCGAACGATTTGATTCAACGATTGGTGCGGGCGCGGTGCTGATGCCGTTCGGCGGAAAATACCAGCAGACGCCGGTACAGGCAATGGTCACCAAAATTTCGGTGGAGAAGGGAGATACCGATGACTGTTCCCTGATGACATGGGGATGCAACCCGCAGATTCTGGAGAAAAGTCCCTATCACGGGGCGTATCTTGCGGTGGTTGAGAGTGTTGCTAAACTTGTTGCAACCGGTGCGGCGTTTGCGGATGTGTATCTCTCCTTCCAGGAGTACTTTGAAAAACTCGGCAGCGACCAAAAGCGCTGGGGAAAACCCGCAGCAGCACTCCTGGGTGCACTCAAAGCCCAGATGGGGCTGGGTATCGGTGCTATCGGCGGAAAGGATTCGATGAGCGGATCGTTTGAACAGCTCAACGTGCCGCCGACGCTGATCTCGTTTGCGGTGACCACCGAGAAGATCCGCCACATCATCTCAAACGAGTTCAAAGGTCCAGACCACCGTGTGGTTCTCCTCTCTCCCGTGTATGAGGGAGAGCTGCCGACGACCGATTCCCTGCTTGCGGTTTTTGCGCAGGTGACGAACCTGATGCGGGAGGGACGGGTGCTCTCCTGCTGGACACCTGCCTATGGAGGTGTTGCGGAAGGCATTCTGAAGATGGCGCTCGGCAACGGAATCGGCTTTACCTATGATGCGGGTGTTTCGATGAACGATCTCTTCGGTTACCGGTACGGATCGTTCATCCTCGAACTTGCCGATGAGACGGACGCCGGGGTTCTGCTCGGCAGAACAACTGCGGTGCCGGAGCTCCGCTCCGGCGCCGTGTCCGTTTCGCTTGACGAACTGCAAAGGATCTATGAAGCAAAACTTGAGCCGGTGTTTGCCTGCAACATTTCCCAAGGTGAAGGAGCGATTGAGAAGATCTCATATACCGCGCGGAACACGGCAAGGCCCCGTGTCCGGGCTGCTCATCCCCGTGTTCTCATTCCGGTATTCCCCGGAACAAACTGCGAGTACGACAGTGCCAAAGCGGTTGCCCGCGCCGGTGCGGTTCCTGAGATCATTATCATCAACAACATGACCGCAGCCGACACCGCAGAGTCCGTGAACCGCGTGGCAGAAGCCATCCGCCGGTCCCATGCCATCTTCATTCCCGGCGGATTCTCCGGAGGCGATGAGCCGGACGGGTCGGGCAAGTTCATCACCGCGTTCTTCCGCAACGCGAAGATCAAAGACGCGGTGCATGATCTTCTGAAGAACCGCGACGGTCTGATGTGCGGTATCTGCAACGGGTTCCAGGCTCTGATTAAGCTGGGTCTGGTGCCGTACGGCGAGATAGTGGATGTGGATGAACACTCCCCGACGCTTACCTTCAACACCATCGGCCGCCACCAGTCGCGGATTGTGCGCACGCGTGTTGCGTCGGTGAAGTCACCGTGGTTTGCCTGCGTGGATGTGGATGATGTGTTCGCCGTTCCGATCTCCCACGGTGAAGGCAGGTTCCTTGCCGATGAAGAAACGCTCCGGAGTCTGATCGCGAACGGTCAGGTGGCAACCCAGTATGTCGATCTCGCGGACAATCCCACATCCGACATTCACTTCAACCCGAACAACTCGGTGATGGCAGTTGAGGCAATCACCTCACCGGACGGCAGAGTGCTCGGCAAGATGGGACACACCGAACGGGTGGGAGAGGGGCTGTACAAAAACGTGCCCGACCGGTTCATGATGCAGCTCTTTGAGTCGCTGGTCAGATATTATCAGTGA